ATAGGAGCAATTATCCAGTTAATTAGTTTCTCGTGTTGATTAATCCATTGCCTCAAATTAGCAATCATATTAGAAATTGCAGTCATATTTTCCTCATCTCATCAATCCGCGCTACGGTCGCGTCGTACTTAGCTTGGTAGTCGGCTTGTTTGTCGCGTTCTTTTTGGACAACTTCTGGCTTGGCATTGGCTACGAAGCGTTCGTTAGAGAGCTTCTTACCGACCATATCCAGTTCTTTTTGCCATTTAGCGAGTTCCTTATCGAGACGAGCCAGTTCTTCTTCGACATTGAGGAGATCTGCGAGTGGCAGGTAGATTTCTGCTCCTGTGATGACGCTTGACATTGCGAGTTCAGGTGCAGAGATGGTTGATGCAATTTCTAAGTGCTCTGGATTTGTGAAGCGTTTGATGTAGTTGACATTGCTGTTAAAGAAGGCTTCCAAGTCACTATCGCTAGTCTTAACAAGGATTGTGATTGGCTTACTTGGGGCTACGTTTACTTCCGCACGCGCATTCCGAACGGCACGGATCAAGTCTTTGAGGCTTTCGACACCTGTGTGGGCAACAAGGTCTTCAAAGGCTGGATTTACAGTTGGATATTCTGCTGTCACGATCGAACCTTCTGAGATTTGTCCAAAGATTTCCTCTGTCACGAATGGCATGATTGGGTGGAGAAGACGAAGGATCTTGTCCAAGGTGTAAAGGAGAACAGAGCGTGTGATGACTTTCTCTTCTTCATTATCGCTGTAAAGGACTTCCTTAGTCAACTCAACGTACCAGTCCGCAAACTCATCCCAGATGAAGTTGTAGAGGATGTGACCAGCCACACCAAACTCAAACTTGTCAAAGTTGGCAGTTGCTTTTCCGATGGTTTCATTGAGGTTGTGGAGAATCCAGCGGTCTGTGACATTACCAGCTTCCTTGTTGACAACTTTTTCCACATTGGCAGTTGCTTGCTCGAGAGTCAAGCCTTCATTGTTCATGAGGATGTAGCGAGAGATGTTCCAGATCTTGTTAATGAAGTTCCATGAAGCATCCATTTTCTCGTAAGAGAAGCGGACGTCTTGACCTGGTGCAGAACCGTTTGAAAGGAACCAACGCAGGCTATCTGTTCCGTACTTATCAATAACATCCATCGGATCAATCCCATTGCCCAGTGATTTAGACATCTTACGGCCTTCCTCGTCACGAATCAGACCATGAATCAATGCATTTTTGAATGGCGATTTGCCAGTAAATTCCAAACCTTGGAAAATCATTCGAGATACCCAGAACGGGATAATATCATAACCAGTCACCAAAGTTGATGTTGGATAATAACGTTTGAAGTCTTCTGAGTCGACATCCGGCCAGCCCATGGTAGAGAATGGCCAAAGAGCCGAACTGAACCACGTATCCAAGACATCTTCGTCCTGAGTCCAACCTTCACCTTCTGGAGCTTCTTCGCCGACATATATTTCACCCTCGGCATTGTACCAAGCAGGGATTTGGTGACCCCACCAGAGCTGACGAGAGATTACCCAGTCGTGAACATTTTCCATCCATTGAAGGAAGGTATCGTTGAAACGAGGTGGGTAGAATTCTACCTTGTTCTCTGTATCTTGGTTGGCAATAGTATTCTTAGCCAATTGGTCCATCTTAACGAACCATTGAGTAGACAAGCGTGGTTCAACCACAACACCTGTACGCTCTGAGTGACCAACACTGTGGACACGTTTTT
Above is a window of Streptococcus cristatus ATCC 51100 DNA encoding:
- a CDS encoding valine--tRNA ligase — protein: MSKELSPKYNPAEVEAGRYQKWLDADVFKPSGDQKAKPYSIVIPPPNVTGKLHLGHAWDTTLQDIIIRQKRMQGFDTLWLPGMDHAGIATQAKVEERLRGEGITRYDLGREKFLDKVWEWKDEYATTIKEQWGKMGLSVDYSRERFTLDEGLSKAVRKVFVDLYKKGWIYRGEFIINWDPAARTALSDIEVIHKDVEGAFYHMNYMLEDGSRALEVATTRPETMFGDVAVAVNPEDPRYKDLIGKNVILPIANKLIPIVGDEHADPEFGTGVVKITPAHDPNDFLVGQRHNLPQVNVMNDDGTMNELAFEFAGMDRFEARKAVVAKLEEIGAFVKIEKRVHSVGHSERTGVVVEPRLSTQWFVKMDQLAKNTIANQDTENKVEFYPPRFNDTFLQWMENVHDWVISRQLWWGHQIPAWYNAEGEIYVGEEAPEGEGWTQDEDVLDTWFSSALWPFSTMGWPDVDSEDFKRYYPTSTLVTGYDIIPFWVSRMIFQGLEFTGKSPFKNALIHGLIRDEEGRKMSKSLGNGIDPMDVIDKYGTDSLRWFLSNGSAPGQDVRFSYEKMDASWNFINKIWNISRYILMNNEGLTLEQATANVEKVVNKEAGNVTDRWILHNLNETIGKATANFDKFEFGVAGHILYNFIWDEFADWYVELTKEVLYSDNEEEKVITRSVLLYTLDKILRLLHPIMPFVTEEIFGQISEGSIVTAEYPTVNPAFEDLVAHTGVESLKDLIRAVRNARAEVNVAPSKPITILVKTSDSDLEAFFNSNVNYIKRFTNPEHLEIASTISAPELAMSSVITGAEIYLPLADLLNVEEELARLDKELAKWQKELDMVGKKLSNERFVANAKPEVVQKERDKQADYQAKYDATVARIDEMRKI